The Sphaerisporangium siamense genome includes the window CCGCCTCGGCCAGCGCGCGGCGGCCCTCGTCGCTGATGCGCACCGAGTAGCGGCGGCGGTCGGCGGGGTCGCGCCCGCGCTCGACCAGGCGGCGGGGGAGCAGGGCGTCCATGACCGCGACCAGGTCGCTCGGGTCGATGCCGAGCCGCCTGCCGAGATCGCGCTGCGAGGCCGGGCCGAAGTCGGCGAGCGCGGCCAGGACCGCCAGATGCCACAGGCCGAGCCCGAGGGGCTCCAGCCGGTCCGCGACGGCACGCCTGCCCGCCTGGCCGGTCTTGGACAGCACGAAGGCCGTGATGCCGAGCAGGGACGGCGGCAGTTGCGGCACATCGCTCATCCCGGAATGATAGGGCCGCACCAATCGTTGGTGCTACCCAACTATTAGGAGCGTGTGATGGACGCCCTGTATCCCCGGGTGCTCGCCGGCGACTTCGCCGGCTGCTTCCGCTTCTACGACGGCCTGCTCGGCACGGTGACGGGCGGCACCCTCGTCAAGGGCGACCCGTCCGGCCCGTACGCCAACTGGGACCTCGGCGGCGAGGCCCTGCTGGCGCTGCTGGACAGGTCGGTGATGGACGCGGTCACCGCGCTCGCGCCGCCCGGGCCCACCGGCGGGGTCATGCTCGTGCTGAAGGTCGAGGACGTGGAGGCGGCGGCCGCGGTCGCGCGCGAACACGGCGGGCGCCTGGTCGCACCGCCGGCCGCGCGCCCCCAGTGGGGCCCTACGGTGAGGACCGCGCACCTGCGCGACCCCGACGGCAACCTGGTGGAGCTCCAGTCGTACTGACCGCTCACAGGCCGAGGTCGTCCAGCTCCTTGTAGAGGGCGGCGCGCGAGGGGTCCGCGGCGACCGGGCGGCCCGAGGGCGGCGGGCCCGAGGGGATTCCCGGGACGGGCCTGGCCACACCCGGCATCGGCCGGGGGGCGGCCTGCGGCGGGACGGCGGCGGCGCGGGGACGGCGGTCGCGGAAGAACCAGCCGCCGAGGATGCCCCCCGCGAAGCCGAACAGGTGGCCCTGCCAGCTGAACTCGTCGGTCGGCAGCAGCCCGGTGAAGTGGTAGGCGAAGCACAGCGCCATGACCAGCCCCACCACGATGTCGATGCCGTGCCGGTCGAACAGGCCCTTGACCAGCACGTAGCCGAAGTAGCCGAACACCACCCCGCTCGCGCCCGCGGTGACGCTGTGCGGGCTCGCCACGAACCACACGCCGAGGCCGCTGGTCGCCGCGATGAGCGCGGTCACACCGAGGAACTTGCCCACCCCGCGGTAGGCGGCGAGAAAGCCGAACACGAACAGCGGGCCGGAGTTGCCCTCGATGTGCGCCCAGCTCCAGTGCAGGAACGGCGCGGCGACGATGTCGGGCAGCCGGGCCGGGTCGCGGGCCGCGATGCCGAACGACTGGCTGAGGGAGTAGCCGGTGGCCCAGTTGGCGATCTGGACCAGCCAGATCAGGGCCAGGAAGCCGACCATGACCCAGAACGCCTTGCGGGCCTCGGCGACCATGATCTCGGCCGTCCGGGAGTCGCCGCCCATGCTGTCTCCTGACTAGTGCACGCGCCGGAACCTGTGGCCGGACGCCCGGGCAGCACCCCGTCGGTCCGTCACGGTATTTTCGCAAACACCGCGCCGGTAGGGCCACCGGTCGCGTAACCCGTACACGACCGGTGGCCCGGCGATCTCCCGCGCCCGCTCAGCCGCCCGCGCGTTCGAGGATCACGACGGGGATGTCGCGGTCCGTCTTGGCCTGGTAGTCGTCGTACTGCGGCCAGGTGGCGGTCATCAGCCGCCACACCTCCGGCTTCTCCTCCGGCGTGGCGGTGCGGGCGCGCGCGGTGAACCTGTCGCCCTCGACCTGCACCTCGACCTCGGGGTGTGCCGTCAGGTTGTGGTACCAGTCGGGCGACTCGGGCGCTCCTCCCTTGGAGGCCACGATGACGTAGTCGTCCCCGTGACGCTGGTAGATGAGCGGTGTGGTGTGCTCCCGGCCGCTGGTGCGGCCGGTGGTGGTCAGCAGAAGGACCGTGGTGCCGTTCCAGTCGTGCCCTTCCTTGCCGTCCGTGGCGCGATATCTGTCCACATGCTCTTTTCCGTAAAGCATCCGATCACCCTCCGGGTCGACCTGTACGCGGATGGCCTACCCCCTTTGGGGCGGGGCTCATCCAGTGTCGGATCATGCCCTGCGTGAACCCCGCGAGGAAGCGCAACCGCGGACCGCGCCGGGTACGAAGTCGGCATCGGAGGTGATGCGGATGACCCGGTGCCTCGTCACCGGCGCGACCGGTTACATCGGGGGCAGGCTGGTGCCCGAGCTCCTGAACGCCGGCCACGAGGTGCGCTGCATGGCGCGCTCGGCCCGCCGCCTGCGCGACCAGACGTGGATCGGTCGCGTCGAGGTCGCCGAGGCCGACGCCACCGACCACGCGGCCACCCGGGCCGCGCTGGAGGGCGTGGACGTCGCCTACTACCTGATCCACACCATGGCCGCGGGCCGCGGCTTCCCCGAGCGGGACCGCAGGGCCGCGGAGACGTTCGCGGCGGCGGCCGAGGAGGCGGGGATCGGCCGCGTCGTGTACCTCGGCGGGCTCGCGCCCGAGGACCGGCCGTCGGCGCACATGGGGTCGCGGGCCGAGGTGGAGCGCGTCTTCCTGGAGTGCTCGGTCCCCGCTGTGACCTACCGAGCCTCGGTGATCATCGGGTCCGGCTCGGTGTCGTTCGAGATGCTGCGCTACCTGACCGAGCGGCTGCCGGTGATGACCACGCCGCGGTGGGTGGGCACCCGTACCCAGCCCATCGCGATCCGGGACGTGCTGCGCTACCTCGTCAAAGCGGTGGAGATCCCCCGCGAGGTGAATCGGGGCTTCGACATCGGTGGGCCCGACGTCCTGACATATGCCGACATGATGCGCGGGTACGCGGCCGTGGCCGGGCTGCCGCGCCGTGTGATCATTCCGGTGCCGCCGCTCACGCCCCGGCTCTCCAGCCTCTGGATCGGCCTGGTCACCCCCGTCCCGGCGAACGTGGCCAGGCCGCTGGTCGAGTCGCTGCGCGACGAGGCGGTCTGCCGCGAGCACGACATCGCCCGGTACGTCCCCGACCCGCCGCACGGGCTGATCGACTTCCGCGCGGCCGTGCGGCTGGCGCTCCAGCGGATCAAGGAGGCCGACGTCGCGACCCGCTGGTCCTCCGCCTCCACGCCGGGCGCCCCCAGCGACCCGCTGCCCACCGACCCCGACTGGGCGGGCGGCAGCCTCTACACCGACGAGCGCGCCCGGGTCGTGGACGCGCCCCCCGAGGCCCTCTGGCGGGTCATCG containing:
- a CDS encoding rhomboid family intramembrane serine protease, which codes for MGGDSRTAEIMVAEARKAFWVMVGFLALIWLVQIANWATGYSLSQSFGIAARDPARLPDIVAAPFLHWSWAHIEGNSGPLFVFGFLAAYRGVGKFLGVTALIAATSGLGVWFVASPHSVTAGASGVVFGYFGYVLVKGLFDRHGIDIVVGLVMALCFAYHFTGLLPTDEFSWQGHLFGFAGGILGGWFFRDRRPRAAAVPPQAAPRPMPGVARPVPGIPSGPPPSGRPVAADPSRAALYKELDDLGL
- a CDS encoding nitroreductase family deazaflavin-dependent oxidoreductase, which produces MLYGKEHVDRYRATDGKEGHDWNGTTVLLLTTTGRTSGREHTTPLIYQRHGDDYVIVASKGGAPESPDWYHNLTAHPEVEVQVEGDRFTARARTATPEEKPEVWRLMTATWPQYDDYQAKTDRDIPVVILERAGG
- a CDS encoding MarR family winged helix-turn-helix transcriptional regulator; the encoded protein is MSDVPQLPPSLLGITAFVLSKTGQAGRRAVADRLEPLGLGLWHLAVLAALADFGPASQRDLGRRLGIDPSDLVAVMDALLPRRLVERGRDPADRRRYSVRISDEGRRALAEAVRSARDAHEAILAALDPDERRTLHHLLRKAYAGLDARAAYP
- a CDS encoding VOC family protein; this encodes MDALYPRVLAGDFAGCFRFYDGLLGTVTGGTLVKGDPSGPYANWDLGGEALLALLDRSVMDAVTALAPPGPTGGVMLVLKVEDVEAAAAVAREHGGRLVAPPAARPQWGPTVRTAHLRDPDGNLVELQSY
- a CDS encoding SDR family oxidoreductase, whose product is MTRCLVTGATGYIGGRLVPELLNAGHEVRCMARSARRLRDQTWIGRVEVAEADATDHAATRAALEGVDVAYYLIHTMAAGRGFPERDRRAAETFAAAAEEAGIGRVVYLGGLAPEDRPSAHMGSRAEVERVFLECSVPAVTYRASVIIGSGSVSFEMLRYLTERLPVMTTPRWVGTRTQPIAIRDVLRYLVKAVEIPREVNRGFDIGGPDVLTYADMMRGYAAVAGLPRRVIIPVPPLTPRLSSLWIGLVTPVPANVARPLVESLRDEAVCREHDIARYVPDPPHGLIDFRAAVRLALQRIKEADVATRWSSASTPGAPSDPLPTDPDWAGGSLYTDERARVVDAPPEALWRVIEGIGGRNGWYSLPLAWDVRGLLDRVFGGVGLRRGRRDPARLRVGDALDFWRVEEIEPGHLLRLRAEMRLPGLAWLELTCRRDHGRTVYGQRAVFHPRGLLGHLYWWGVSPFHGLIFGRMPRNVAKAAETFAGSRS